One region of Oryza sativa Japonica Group chromosome 10, ASM3414082v1 genomic DNA includes:
- the LOC136353529 gene encoding uncharacterized protein: MDANGSPVEGRFVFGDITNRLNVRQTTPCNEVENKKGETSSKKREYRARKKVEANNPYHEVPIPDKHIAERNIKQREYRARKNSVIEDAHNPITPAKPTEPTACVSVNHETGNSQPTKMSNEQREERNRKQHEYRKWKRDEMNNVDISVLSNIPMQPVTISSSMQSDGGNICRDEKREKQREDRNRKQREYRARKKAESNNAILANFDATTPIIGSSFGTTYSTILQASSVTDNKNGNIDDPTDWLHRNVTYKRQCKRKPVIIEEDKDSPTIDGVTQEETIHVQDAKVHIPDDTYVEFDSGLFEPPLIDFVDEDHGVTAEIHDIADNVDELDMQFQQKNEVVDNYLDNEDDNDDSSKSGKGKKDKFVTAREYYCFRLQFRRGLLNIILFGGRLFQQWVVAMYIKIESMRLDWYSKPENQKKIRAELYQGVVDVLSSGETSGLAVGKRITEHLEPGQQPQDRPDLVTRVFKAKLRDVLDLIVKKKYFGEVQTYTHVTEFQKRGLPHEHILLIMKSGSKLTTPDEYDKVICTEIADKVKYPELHRLVIKHMLHRPCGALNMNCACMVDGVCPFDFPRQFNQATQQGKDSYHLYRRRNDGWCVKIRGAVLDNRWVIPYNPGLLMRYNCHINVEACASIKSVKYLYKYVYKGHDGASFSVDPSGEINEIQQYRNAKYVPPPEAIYRMLGFPLFGIYPAVLQLQLYLPNMQYVTYNEDGNLENVVNCPSSTRTTLTEYFKMNQVDPEARKLLYKEFPEHYLTDIRALWDNHKAAMSEDYSRGNTNPAAVEQMVLRDIRDLLYSMGKDITEYGLPEVIDIGERCNDVMTEIIEELNVLVDQDHLDIYTTLNDEQRAGFDEIIDHVTNKKSQQSGTMELLRMASLIIWDEAAMMKRQAVETLDRYLQDIMGCSLPFGGKVIVFGGDFRQVLPMVTRGTRAQITDATLQRIGNGTENTIRDDYVRLPDEIVIAYGDSEDSVHKLINHVFPSLDDEKNASSASYMSTRAILSTKNDYVDKLNANMIDRFPGQAKVYHSFDSVDDDPHNSYPLDYLNSITPNGLPPHELIVKINCPVILLRNLDPNNGLCNGTRLMVRAFQDNAIDAKIVGRQHASKRVFIPWIPLSSSDDISLPFKFKRKQFPIRLSFAMTINKSQGQTIPNVGIYLP; encoded by the exons AAATGGATCACCTGTCGAAGGCCGCTTTGTATTCGGAGATATAACTAACAGATTAAATGTAAGGCAAACAACACCTTGTAATGAGGTAGAAAACAAGAAGGGAGAAACTAGCAGCAAAAAACGTGAATACCGTGCAAGGAAAAAGGTAGAAGCAAATAATCCATATCATG AAGTGCCAATACCTGACAAACACATAGCAGAAAGGAACATAAAGCAACGTGAATACCGCGCAAGAAAGAATTCCGTTATAGAAGATGCTCACAACCCAATCACACCGGCAAAACCAACGGAGCCAACTGCTTGTGTTTCTGTAAATCATGAAACTGGCAATTCCCAGCCAACTAAAATGTCAAATGAACAACGAGAAGAAAGGAACAGAAAACAACATGAATATCGCAAATGGAAGAGGGATGAGATGAACAATGTTGACATAAGTGTATTATCAAACATCCCAATGCAACCGGTAACAATTTCCAGTTCCATGCAAAGTGATGGTGGCAACATCTGTCGAGACGAAAAGCGCGAGAAACAAAGAGAAGATAGAAACCGGAAGCAACGTGAATATCGCGCAAGGAAGAAGGCTGAGTCAAACAATGCTATCTTAGCAAATTTTGATGCAACCACCCCTATTATTG GGTCATCATTTGGGACTACGTATTCTACCATTTTGCAAGCATCGAGTGTTACTGATAATAAAAATGGCAACATAGATGATCCAACGGACTGGCTTCATAGAAATGTTACCTACAAACGACAATGCAAGAGGAAACCAGTGATCATTGAAGAAGATAAAGACTCCCCTACCATAG ATGGAGTTACGCAAGAAGAAACTATCCATGTGCAAGATGCAAAAGTGCATATCCCAGATGACACTTACGTTGAATTCGATAGTGGATTATTTGAACCTCCACTAATTGATTTTGTCGATGAAG ATCATGGTGTGACCGCAGAAATCCATGACATCGCAGATAATGTTGATGAGTTAGATATGCAATTCCAGCAAA AGAACGAGGTTGTTGACAATTATCTAGACAATGAAGATGATAATGACGATAGTAGTAAATCTGGCAAAGGGAAAAAGGACAAGTTTGTCACAGCGAGGGAGTACTATTGCTTCAGGCTGCAGTTTAGAAGGGGACTTCTAAACATCATTTTGTTTGGAGGACGACTTTTCCAACAATGGGTTGTTGCCATGTACATCAAAATCGAGTCTATGAGGCTCGATTGGTACTCAAAACCTGAGAACCAAAAAAAGATTCGGGCTGAGCTATACCAG GGTGTGGTTGACGTGCTTTCTTCTGGAGAGACAAGCGGTTTGGCAGTTGGTAAGAGG ataACAGAACATCTCGAACCCGGCCAGCAACCTCAAGATCGACCAGACCTTGTCACAAGAGTTTTCAAGGCTAAGCTGCGAGATGTGCTGGATCTTATtgtgaagaaaaaatattttggggaGGTTCAGACTTACACGCACGTCACTGAGTTTCAGAAGAGGGGACTACCACATGAACACATCCTGTTGATCATGAAGTCAGGCAGTAAATTGACAACCCCAGATGAGTACGATAAAGTTATTTGCACGGAGATAGCAGACAAGGTCAAATACCCTGAGCTACATCGCCTTGTCATCAAGCATATGCTGCACAGACCATGCGGCGCACTAAACATGAATTGTGCTTGTATGGTGGATGGAGTGTGTCCCTTTGACTTTCCTCGACAGTTCAACCAAGCAACACAACAAGGGAAGGACTCGTACCATTTGTACAGGAGGAGAAATGACGGATGGTGTGTCAAGATTAGAGGTGCAGTGTTAGACAATAGGTGGGTGATCCCATATAATCCTGGACTGCTTATGCGGTATAACTGTCACATCAATGTTGAGGCTTGTGCAAGCATCAAATCTGTGAAGTACCTCTATAAGTATGTGTATAAAGGACACGACGGTGCATCTTTCTCGGTTGATCCATCTGGGGAAATAAATGAGATACAACAGTATAGAAATGCCAAATACGTGCCACCACCAGAGGCTATATATAGGATGCTTGGTTTCCCACTATTCGGTATCTATCCAGCTGTTCTGCAGCTCCAACTTTATCTTCCTAACATGCAGTATGTCACGTATAATGAGGATGGTAATCTTGAGAATGTTGTAAATTGTCCATCTTCTACCAGGACAACTCTTACGGAGTATTTCAAAATGAATCAAGTAGACCCGGAAGCAAGGAAACTGCTATACAAGGAGTTCCCTGAACACTACC TCACTGATATCCGTGCACTATGGGACAATCACAAGGCTGCAATGTCTGAAGATTACAGCCGAGGGAACACTAACCCTGCAGCAGTAGAGCAGATGGTGCTACGAGACATACGTGATTTGCTTTATTCCATGGGGAAGGATATCACGGAGTATGGTCTTCCCGAGGTCATTGATATAG GTGAACGTTGCAATGACGTAATGACAGAGATTATAGAGGAACTTAACGTGCTAGTGGACCAAGACCATTTAGACATATACACAACCCTTAATGATGAGCAGCGTGCAGGATTTGATGAGATCATTGATCATGTAACTAATAAGAAGAGCCAG CAAAGTGGCACCATGGAATTGCTTCGCATGGCATCCTTAATTATTTGGGATGAAGCTGCAATGATGAAGCGTCAAGCCGTAGAGACACTTGATAGGTATCTTCAAGATATTATGGGTTGTTCATTGCCATTTGGAGGAAAGGTTATTGTTTTTGGCGGTGATTTCAGACAGGTACTTCCCATGGTTACACGTGGGACAAGGGCCCAGATAACTGATGCAACATTGCAGAG AATTGGAAATGGCACTGAAAATACTATTAGAGATGATTACGTTCGCTTGCCTGATGAAATTGTGATTGCTTATGGGGATAGCGAGGATTCAGTACACAAATTGATTAATCATGTGTTTCCCTCGCTTGATGATGAAAAGAATGCAAGCTCTGCATCTTATATGAGCACACGTGCCATTCTATCCACTAAAAATGATTATGTGGACAAGCTGAATGCAAATATGATTGATAGATTTCCAGGGCAGGCCAAGGTTTATCACAGTTTTGACTCTGTTGATGATGACCCTCACAACAGTTATCCTCTAGACTACCTGAACTCTATCACTCCAAATGGTCTCCCACCACACGAGCTAATAGTAAAAATCAATTGTCCCGTGATTCTTCTTCGCAACCTTGACCCAAATAATGGATTGTGCAATGGGACTAGACTAATGGTTAGAGCttttcaagataatgcaattgATGCTAAGATTGTTGGTAGACAACATGCCAGCAAAAGGGTGTTCATCCCATGGATCCCTTTGTCTTCCTCCGATGATATATCTCTACCTTTCAAATTCAAGAGGAAGCAATTTCCAATACGTCTCAGTTTCGCAATGACTATTAACAAATCACAAGGACAAACCATCCCAAATGTTGGGATCTATCTTCCATAG